A window of the Rhodoferax sp. GW822-FHT02A01 genome harbors these coding sequences:
- the nagG gene encoding salicylate 5-hydroxylase large oxygenase NagG — MSETNTVFPDSPVWPGEGTSRVPFWAYTREDLYKKELDRLFYNGHWCYVGLEAEIPNAGDFKRTVVGERSVIMVRDPEGHVNVVENVCAHRGMRFCRERNGHAKDFFCPYHQWNYSLKGDLQGVPFIRGVKQEGKVNGGMPKDFKVADHGLTKLKVAVRGGVVFASFDHDVEPFEEFLGPTILKYFDRVFDGRKLEILGYRRQRIPGNWKLMQENIKDPYHPGLLHTWFSTFGLWRADNKSELKMDDKFRHAAMISTRGQGGKNADVVSGVDSFKDQMKVNDPRLLDIVPEPWWGGPTAVMTTIFPSVIIQQQVNSVSTRHIQPNGHGSFDFVWTHFGFEDDTPEMKERRLIQANLFGPAGFVSADDGEVIEWSQEGFEQKPAHRTVIEMGGYDIGDTDHMVTETLIRGMYNYWRKVMGE; from the coding sequence ATGAGTGAAACCAATACCGTCTTCCCCGACAGCCCTGTATGGCCAGGGGAAGGGACCAGCCGGGTGCCCTTTTGGGCGTATACCCGTGAGGATTTGTACAAGAAGGAACTGGATCGTCTGTTCTACAACGGTCACTGGTGCTATGTTGGCCTGGAGGCAGAAATCCCCAACGCGGGTGACTTCAAGCGCACCGTGGTTGGCGAGCGCTCCGTCATCATGGTGCGCGACCCGGAAGGTCATGTGAACGTGGTGGAAAACGTCTGTGCCCACCGCGGCATGCGTTTCTGCCGCGAGCGCAACGGCCATGCCAAGGACTTCTTCTGTCCGTACCACCAGTGGAACTACAGCCTCAAGGGTGACCTGCAGGGAGTGCCATTCATACGCGGGGTCAAGCAGGAAGGCAAGGTCAACGGTGGCATGCCCAAGGACTTCAAGGTGGCCGACCACGGCCTCACCAAGTTGAAGGTGGCTGTGCGCGGTGGCGTGGTATTCGCCTCCTTTGACCACGATGTGGAGCCTTTTGAGGAATTCCTCGGACCCACCATCCTGAAATATTTCGACCGCGTGTTTGATGGCCGCAAGCTCGAGATACTGGGTTATCGCCGCCAGCGCATTCCGGGCAACTGGAAACTGATGCAGGAAAACATCAAGGACCCCTACCATCCCGGTCTGCTGCACACCTGGTTCTCCACCTTTGGCCTGTGGCGCGCGGATAACAAGTCCGAACTGAAGATGGACGACAAGTTCCGCCATGCCGCCATGATCTCCACCCGCGGCCAGGGCGGCAAGAACGCCGATGTGGTGTCCGGCGTGGACAGCTTCAAGGACCAGATGAAGGTCAACGACCCACGCCTGCTGGACATCGTCCCCGAACCCTGGTGGGGTGGCCCCACAGCCGTGATGACCACCATCTTCCCCAGTGTGATCATCCAGCAGCAGGTCAACAGCGTATCCACACGTCACATCCAGCCCAACGGACACGGCTCCTTCGACTTTGTGTGGACGCACTTCGGCTTTGAAGACGACACACCCGAAATGAAAGAGCGCCGCCTGATCCAGGCCAATCTGTTCGGCCCGGCAGGATTCGTCTCAGCCGACGATGGCGAGGTCATCGAATGGTCGCAAGAAGGCTTCGAGCAAAAGCCCGCACACCGCACGGTCATCGAGATGGGCGGATACGACATAGGCGACACCGATCACATGGTCACCGAGACCTTGATTCGTGGCATGTACAACTACTGGCGCAAGGTGATGGGGGAATAA
- the nagH gene encoding dalicylate 5-hydroxylase small oxygenase NagH: MIDFKTYFELLNLYSDYAMVCDSAEWEKWPEFFVEEGTYRLQPRENFDQGLPLCLLALESKNMIRDRVYGVKETMYHDPYYQRHIVGTPRVVSVERDLYGERITSEANYTVIRTKFDGDSTVFNVGYYRDVIVRTPEGLKFQSRLCVYDSEMISNSIIYPI; the protein is encoded by the coding sequence ATGATCGACTTCAAGACGTACTTCGAACTGCTCAACCTCTACAGCGACTACGCCATGGTCTGCGACTCGGCCGAATGGGAAAAGTGGCCCGAGTTCTTTGTGGAAGAGGGTACCTACCGCCTGCAGCCGCGCGAGAACTTTGACCAGGGCCTGCCCCTGTGCCTGCTGGCGCTGGAGAGCAAGAACATGATTCGCGATCGGGTTTACGGCGTCAAGGAAACCATGTACCACGACCCCTACTACCAGCGCCATATCGTGGGCACGCCGCGTGTGGTGTCGGTGGAGCGTGACCTCTATGGTGAGCGCATCACCTCGGAAGCCAACTACACCGTGATCCGTACCAAGTTCGACGGGGACTCCACGGTCTTCAATGTGGGCTATTACCGCGATGTGATCGTGCGCACGCCCGAGGGGCTGAAGTTCCAGTCCCGTCTGTGCGTCTATGACAGCGAAATGATCTCCAACTCCATCATCTACCCCATCTAA
- a CDS encoding non-heme iron oxygenase ferredoxin subunit gives MADNWLDAAALADVPEGDVIGVQVGGKEIALYEVEGEVFATDNFCTHGHARMSDGFLEGREIECPLHQGKFDVCTGQALCAPLTENIKTYAVRIENMRVMLKLD, from the coding sequence ATGGCTGACAACTGGTTGGATGCAGCGGCCCTGGCCGACGTTCCCGAGGGTGACGTGATTGGCGTGCAGGTGGGGGGCAAGGAGATTGCCCTGTACGAAGTGGAGGGCGAGGTCTTTGCCACCGACAACTTCTGTACCCATGGCCACGCCCGCATGAGTGACGGATTTCTCGAAGGTCGCGAAATTGAATGTCCCCTGCACCAAGGCAAGTTCGACGTGTGCACGGGCCAGGCCTTGTGCGCGCCGTTGACCGAGAACATCAAGACCTATGCCGTGCGCATCGAGAACATGCGCGTGATGCTCAAGCTCGACTGA
- a CDS encoding ABC transporter substrate-binding protein, with translation MKSKPFAKIFACSVAALSLSAAHAEIKIGFTGPLSGPVAAVGQDQYDGFMLGIEALGKKLGGEAVTVLREDDQLKPELGNQIARKLIDRDKVDAIVGLGFSNVLMASLPRIVESGTVAIATNAGPSPLAGAGCLPNVFSMAWQNDGTAEAMGKYAQDTGYKRVYLMAPNYQAGKDYVAGFKRYFKGQVLDEVYTQVNQPDYSAEIAQLQSAGPDAVFVFYPGGMGVNFVKQFSQAGLLKKIPMLSAFTVDGTTLPSLRDAAVGVISGAMWDVALKTPGNAEFIAAFSKKYGRVPSHYAAVAYDTARLLDIAVRKVKGNTVGKAAFAAAVKSAGAELKSIRGPFRFNTNNMPVQNYYAFQTIKEGNDVTVKQLSTPLADHQDAYVALCKAK, from the coding sequence ATGAAATCAAAACCCTTTGCCAAGATATTTGCCTGCAGCGTGGCTGCGCTAAGCCTGAGTGCCGCCCATGCGGAAATAAAGATCGGCTTTACCGGCCCTTTGTCGGGACCGGTGGCCGCCGTGGGGCAGGACCAGTACGACGGCTTCATGCTGGGCATTGAAGCCCTGGGCAAGAAGTTGGGCGGAGAGGCCGTCACGGTGCTGCGCGAGGACGACCAGCTCAAGCCCGAACTGGGCAACCAGATTGCCCGCAAGCTGATTGACCGCGACAAGGTGGATGCCATTGTGGGGCTCGGTTTCTCCAATGTACTGATGGCCAGCCTGCCACGCATTGTGGAGTCCGGTACGGTGGCCATTGCCACCAATGCGGGCCCGTCTCCGCTGGCCGGCGCCGGTTGCCTGCCCAATGTGTTTTCCATGGCCTGGCAGAACGACGGCACGGCAGAGGCCATGGGCAAGTACGCGCAGGACACCGGCTACAAGCGTGTGTATCTGATGGCCCCCAACTACCAGGCCGGCAAGGACTATGTCGCCGGCTTCAAGCGCTATTTCAAGGGCCAGGTGCTGGACGAGGTGTACACCCAGGTCAACCAGCCCGACTACTCTGCCGAGATTGCTCAGCTGCAGTCTGCCGGGCCGGACGCCGTGTTCGTGTTCTATCCGGGCGGTATGGGTGTGAACTTTGTCAAACAGTTCAGCCAGGCCGGCCTGCTCAAGAAGATTCCCATGCTGTCGGCCTTCACGGTGGACGGCACCACCTTGCCGTCCTTGCGTGACGCGGCAGTAGGCGTCATTTCGGGCGCCATGTGGGATGTGGCATTGAAGACGCCGGGCAACGCCGAGTTCATCGCAGCCTTCAGCAAGAAATACGGCCGCGTTCCCAGCCACTATGCGGCGGTGGCGTATGACACGGCCCGTCTGCTGGACATTGCCGTGCGCAAGGTCAAGGGCAATACCGTTGGCAAGGCGGCATTCGCTGCAGCCGTCAAGTCAGCCGGTGCCGAGCTGAAGTCCATTCGCGGCCCTTTCCGATTCAACACCAACAACATGCCGGTACAGAACTACTACGCCTTCCAGACGATCAAGGAAGGCAATGATGTCACCGTCAAGCAGTTGAGCACACCCTTGGCGGATCACCAGGATGCCTACGTGGCTCTGTGCAAGGCCAAGTGA
- a CDS encoding branched-chain amino acid ABC transporter permease: protein MSASLLIAQLLNGLQYGIMLFLLAAGLTLVFGIMSFVNLAHGSLYMLGAYAAAVVGGSTGSFALGVLAAVATGVVVGLVLEWVAVSRLYRRDHLDHVLATFGLVLFFNEVVRMVWGPQPVFVSLPESLSGTVDLLGFSYPSYRFLIIVVGLLVAAGSQWLIHKTRVGMLIRAGSVNPQMVGALGVNIGLLNAMLFALGSALAALAGAMAGPILSVQSGMGEPVLITTLVVIVIGGIGSVHGALYAGIIVGLVDTLGRTFLPMLIRAFADREVANAAGPALASMLIYVLMAVILAWRPQGLFPAIKGKS, encoded by the coding sequence ATGTCGGCATCCCTGCTTATTGCGCAGCTGCTCAACGGCCTGCAGTACGGCATCATGCTGTTTCTGCTGGCCGCCGGTCTGACGTTGGTGTTCGGCATCATGAGCTTTGTCAATCTGGCCCATGGTTCGCTGTACATGCTGGGCGCCTACGCGGCTGCCGTGGTGGGCGGCTCCACAGGTTCCTTCGCGCTGGGCGTGCTGGCGGCAGTCGCCACCGGGGTTGTGGTGGGGCTGGTGCTGGAGTGGGTGGCCGTATCCAGGCTGTACCGGCGCGACCACCTGGACCATGTGCTGGCCACTTTCGGCCTGGTGCTGTTCTTCAATGAGGTCGTGCGCATGGTCTGGGGCCCGCAGCCCGTCTTTGTCAGCTTGCCGGAGTCACTCTCCGGCACGGTCGACCTGTTGGGATTCAGCTACCCCAGTTACCGCTTCCTGATCATTGTGGTGGGCCTGCTGGTAGCCGCAGGCAGCCAGTGGCTGATCCACAAGACCCGCGTCGGCATGCTGATTCGTGCCGGCTCGGTCAACCCGCAGATGGTGGGCGCACTGGGCGTCAACATCGGTTTGCTCAACGCCATGCTGTTCGCACTGGGCTCGGCCCTGGCGGCGCTGGCCGGCGCCATGGCCGGCCCCATCCTGTCGGTGCAAAGCGGCATGGGGGAACCCGTGCTGATTACGACATTGGTGGTGATCGTGATTGGGGGCATTGGCTCCGTGCACGGCGCACTCTATGCCGGCATCATCGTCGGGCTCGTTGACACGCTGGGCCGCACCTTTTTGCCCATGCTCATACGCGCCTTTGCCGACAGGGAAGTCGCCAATGCTGCCGGACCCGCCCTTGCGTCCATGCTGATCTACGTGCTGATGGCCGTGATCCTGGCCTGGCGTCCGCAAGGCCTGTTTCCCGCCATCAAGGGCAAATCATGA
- a CDS encoding branched-chain amino acid ABC transporter permease, translating into MKNPIRPAQHIPVLLLLALAVLPPIATGLQDSFWVSFFARVLVYAIAASALNIALGFGGLVSLGHALFVGIGMYSVSLPAYYGVSSGWVHLGMCVLLCALVGGFTGLISLRTSGIAFIMITLAFAQMGYFVIVSLKQYGGDDGMGIASASAFFGLQLNTPTAVYYAAWGVLVALTWWVLRLRVSPFGMALRAGRQNARRVMSVGLALQRYQLAAYTLSAVLCGVAGMLLANLNAYASPSSMAWTVSGELIVMVVLGGLGSVFGPFLGALAFLGAEEVLKAATEHWMAVFGLAILAVAMLGKTGLAGWLQNRTAKEGSA; encoded by the coding sequence ATGAAGAACCCCATTCGACCGGCGCAGCACATTCCGGTGCTGCTGCTTCTGGCCCTGGCCGTGCTGCCGCCCATTGCCACAGGGTTGCAGGACAGCTTCTGGGTCTCGTTCTTTGCCCGCGTGCTGGTCTACGCCATCGCCGCCAGCGCCCTGAATATTGCCCTGGGCTTTGGCGGCCTGGTCAGCCTGGGCCATGCCCTGTTTGTCGGCATCGGCATGTACAGCGTTTCGCTGCCGGCTTACTACGGTGTGTCTTCCGGCTGGGTCCATCTGGGCATGTGCGTGCTGCTGTGTGCGCTGGTGGGAGGATTCACCGGGCTGATCAGCCTGCGCACGTCCGGCATCGCCTTCATCATGATCACACTGGCATTTGCGCAGATGGGCTACTTCGTCATTGTCAGCCTCAAGCAGTATGGCGGCGACGATGGCATGGGCATTGCCTCCGCCAGTGCATTCTTCGGCCTGCAACTCAACACGCCCACAGCGGTCTACTACGCTGCCTGGGGTGTGCTGGTTGCTTTGACCTGGTGGGTTCTGCGGCTGCGCGTCTCGCCCTTTGGCATGGCTTTGCGGGCCGGGCGGCAGAACGCAAGACGGGTGATGTCCGTGGGGCTGGCGCTGCAGCGCTACCAACTGGCCGCCTACACCCTCTCGGCCGTTCTGTGCGGCGTGGCCGGCATGCTGCTGGCCAACCTCAACGCCTATGCCTCACCCAGCAGCATGGCCTGGACCGTGTCGGGAGAGCTCATCGTCATGGTGGTGCTGGGTGGCCTGGGCAGTGTCTTCGGTCCCTTTCTGGGGGCGCTGGCATTTCTTGGCGCAGAAGAAGTGTTGAAGGCTGCCACAGAGCATTGGATGGCGGTGTTCGGTCTGGCCATTCTGGCGGTCGCCATGTTGGGCAAGACGGGTCTGGCAGGCTGGCTGCAGAACCGCACTGCGAAAGAAGGTTCCGCATGA
- a CDS encoding ABC transporter ATP-binding protein gives MKTLLQTDALTKRYGAILVTDKVSLDVREGELHAIIGPNGAGKTTLINQLSGELRSDSGNIRFGDQDVSALGINARARAGLVRSYQITSVFDEFTVLENATLAALGARTHAFRFWQSMLGDRQAHAAALEGIEAAGLFARSHIQASELGYGERRQLELAMALAARPRFLLLDEPMAGMSVQESAAVVALLKTLKRKYTILLVEHDMNAVFALADRISVLVYGRLMVTGSPEEIRANEEVRSIYLGEEEIA, from the coding sequence ATGAAGACGCTGTTGCAAACAGACGCCCTGACCAAGCGCTATGGCGCCATTCTGGTCACCGACAAGGTGTCGCTGGACGTGCGGGAAGGGGAGCTGCACGCCATCATCGGCCCCAATGGTGCGGGCAAGACCACACTGATCAACCAGTTGTCGGGCGAGCTGCGGTCGGATAGCGGGAACATCCGCTTTGGCGACCAGGACGTGAGCGCCTTGGGCATCAATGCCCGCGCCCGCGCAGGCCTGGTGCGCTCCTACCAGATCACTTCGGTGTTTGACGAATTCACGGTCCTGGAAAACGCGACCCTGGCGGCACTGGGCGCACGCACCCATGCATTCCGGTTCTGGCAGTCCATGCTGGGCGACCGCCAGGCGCATGCCGCTGCGCTGGAGGGCATAGAGGCTGCGGGCCTCTTTGCGCGATCCCACATTCAGGCATCCGAGCTGGGCTATGGTGAGCGCAGGCAGCTGGAGCTGGCCATGGCATTGGCTGCGCGTCCCCGGTTCCTGCTGCTGGACGAGCCCATGGCCGGCATGAGCGTGCAGGAGTCTGCCGCCGTGGTGGCATTGCTCAAAACACTCAAGCGCAAGTACACCATTCTGCTGGTCGAACACGACATGAACGCCGTGTTCGCTCTGGCTGACCGCATCAGCGTGCTGGTGTATGGCCGATTGATGGTGACCGGCTCGCCGGAGGAAATACGCGCCAACGAGGAAGTGCGCTCCATCTACCTCGGTGAAGAGGAGATCGCCTGA
- a CDS encoding ABC transporter ATP-binding protein codes for MNPLLTVTGLKAGYGAAQVLFGVDLSVGEGEVITLLGRNGMGRSTTIKCLFGLLEPKAGEIAFGGKRTERLASHQIAKLGLGLVPEGRQIFPNLTVEENLVATARSNAANGLKDWSLQRVYGFFPRLEERRFNMGSQLSGGEQQMLAIGRALMTNPRLVVLDEATEGLAPLIRAEIWRALGELKAEGLSLIVIDKNLGPLLELADRHFVMEKGVVVWSGTSAELRVTPRIVHEYLGV; via the coding sequence ATGAACCCCTTATTGACTGTGACGGGTTTGAAGGCTGGCTACGGCGCTGCCCAGGTTCTGTTTGGTGTGGACCTGTCGGTTGGCGAGGGCGAGGTCATCACCCTGCTGGGGCGCAACGGAATGGGCCGCTCCACCACCATCAAGTGCCTGTTTGGATTGCTGGAACCCAAGGCTGGAGAAATTGCTTTCGGTGGCAAGCGCACGGAACGGCTGGCTTCCCACCAGATTGCCAAGCTGGGGCTGGGGCTGGTGCCCGAAGGCCGACAGATCTTTCCGAACCTGACAGTGGAGGAGAACCTGGTTGCCACAGCACGCAGCAACGCAGCCAATGGCCTGAAGGACTGGAGCCTGCAGCGCGTGTATGGCTTCTTCCCGCGTCTGGAGGAGCGACGCTTCAACATGGGTTCGCAGCTCTCCGGGGGTGAGCAACAGATGCTGGCGATTGGCCGCGCCCTGATGACCAACCCGCGGCTGGTGGTGCTGGACGAAGCCACCGAGGGCCTGGCACCACTCATCCGCGCAGAGATCTGGCGTGCACTGGGGGAGTTGAAGGCCGAGGGCCTGTCCCTGATCGTGATCGACAAAAACCTGGGGCCCTTGCTGGAGTTGGCGGACCGCCACTTTGTGATGGAGAAGGGCGTGGTGGTCTGGTCTGGTACGTCCGCTGAATTGCGGGTAACCCCCCGCATCGTGCACGAGTACCTGGGTGTTTGA
- a CDS encoding cupin domain-containing protein, translating to MKDNNRFDTLGRLEDLPQAYRDQLTQRNLVPLWPSLRGVLPPDIPARKTQTTHWPYAEVRELLIQAGALTPIEKAERRVLVLANPGHGLNNMQASAAMYLGMQLLLPGELAPVHRHTPNAVRMVVEGEGAWTLVGGEKCPMQRGDLILTPTGLWHEHGHDGKDPVIWLDVLDLPLVYYTETSYHLEGPSQSVTEGQGFKSYARGGVAPTKVFQRANKAYPMLRYPWADAKAALLSLAEAQTGPDAVQVTYVNPETGADAENILGFYALMLRPGETLRLPARSPAQVFHQIEGQTDVQVEQTAFALVEADTCCAPGYTAVTLKNRSASAPAFLFVADEAPLHRKLGVYENRG from the coding sequence ATGAAAGACAACAACCGTTTTGACACGCTGGGCCGTCTGGAAGACCTGCCGCAGGCCTACCGCGACCAACTTACCCAACGCAATCTGGTTCCGCTATGGCCCAGTCTGCGTGGCGTGTTGCCACCGGATATTCCTGCGCGCAAGACCCAGACCACGCACTGGCCCTATGCCGAGGTTCGCGAGCTGTTGATTCAGGCCGGTGCGTTGACACCGATCGAGAAGGCGGAGCGTCGCGTTCTGGTGCTGGCCAATCCGGGCCATGGCCTGAACAACATGCAGGCCAGTGCCGCCATGTACCTGGGCATGCAACTGCTGTTGCCCGGGGAACTGGCGCCCGTGCACCGCCACACACCCAACGCGGTGCGTATGGTGGTGGAGGGCGAAGGCGCGTGGACGCTGGTGGGTGGCGAGAAGTGCCCCATGCAGCGGGGTGACCTGATCCTCACGCCCACTGGCTTGTGGCACGAGCACGGCCACGATGGAAAGGACCCGGTGATCTGGCTCGATGTGCTGGACCTGCCCCTGGTCTACTACACGGAGACTTCCTACCACCTGGAGGGGCCCAGCCAAAGCGTTACCGAAGGCCAGGGCTTCAAGTCCTATGCACGTGGTGGTGTGGCACCTACCAAGGTGTTCCAGCGCGCAAACAAGGCATACCCCATGCTGCGCTACCCCTGGGCCGATGCCAAGGCGGCACTGCTGTCGCTGGCTGAAGCGCAGACCGGGCCGGACGCTGTGCAGGTCACCTACGTGAATCCGGAAACAGGAGCAGACGCAGAAAACATCCTGGGCTTCTATGCGCTGATGTTGCGCCCCGGAGAAACCTTGCGACTTCCGGCACGCTCACCCGCCCAGGTGTTCCACCAGATCGAAGGCCAGACGGATGTGCAGGTGGAGCAGACCGCCTTCGCCCTGGTCGAGGCGGACACCTGCTGCGCGCCAGGCTATACGGCCGTGACCCTGAAGAACCGCTCTGCCAGTGCGCCCGCCTTCCTGTTTGTGGCAGATGAAGCGCCACTGCATCGCAAATTGGGTGTGTATGAGAACCGGGGCTGA
- a CDS encoding fumarylacetoacetate hydrolase family protein, giving the protein MSRFLFTPPPTMSLAIRGSDARFPINRLFFVGRNYHAHAVEMGRPVDKSVERPFYFTKAPQTLTASGATVAYPPETSNYHFEMEMVVAIGKAGFRVKAEDAHTLVYGYAAGLDMTRRDLQLVARDKGRPWDLGKDVEQSSVCSEIVPMEGVIIEKGAIALEVNGQTKQSSDVDKLIWNVRELIADLSLFYHLQPGDLIYTGTPEGVGPVVPGDKITGRVDGVAEVALAVGAPE; this is encoded by the coding sequence ATGTCACGTTTCCTGTTTACGCCCCCTCCCACCATGTCGTTGGCCATCCGTGGATCGGACGCCCGCTTCCCCATCAACCGACTGTTTTTTGTGGGCCGCAACTACCACGCCCATGCGGTGGAAATGGGGCGCCCCGTGGACAAGTCCGTAGAGCGTCCCTTCTATTTCACCAAGGCACCACAGACCTTGACGGCCTCGGGTGCCACGGTGGCGTACCCACCCGAGACTAGCAACTACCACTTTGAAATGGAAATGGTGGTGGCCATTGGCAAGGCGGGCTTTCGCGTCAAGGCGGAGGATGCCCATACCCTGGTCTACGGCTATGCAGCCGGCCTGGACATGACGCGCCGCGATCTGCAACTGGTAGCGCGTGACAAGGGGCGCCCCTGGGACCTGGGCAAGGACGTGGAGCAATCATCCGTCTGCTCGGAGATTGTTCCCATGGAAGGTGTGATCATTGAAAAAGGCGCCATCGCCCTGGAGGTCAATGGCCAGACCAAGCAGTCGTCCGATGTGGACAAGCTGATCTGGAATGTGCGGGAGCTGATTGCCGATCTTTCCCTGTTCTACCACCTGCAGCCCGGTGACCTGATTTACACCGGCACACCCGAAGGCGTGGGTCCGGTGGTGCCCGGTGACAAGATTACGGGACGGGTGGACGGCGTGGCCGAAGTCGCACTGGCGGTCGGCGCACCCGAGTAG
- the maiA gene encoding maleylacetoacetate isomerase, which yields MKLHNFFRSGTSHRLRIVLNLKGLSYDYVAVDLRKNEHQGNAFKALNPQGLVPALVDGDHVLTQSVAIIEWLEERYPTPALLPTDMNDRAHVRALAAVVGCDIHPVNNKRILDTLRASFGADEAAINHWCGTWIRDGFDAYEALLAADTRRAGFSFGSAPTLADAYLIPQIESARRFKVDLGRWPLISEVDARCAALDAFQRAAPKAQPDAS from the coding sequence ATGAAGCTCCACAACTTCTTTCGCAGCGGCACCTCACACCGCCTGCGCATCGTCTTGAACCTCAAGGGTCTCAGCTACGACTATGTGGCGGTAGACCTGCGCAAGAACGAGCACCAGGGCAATGCATTCAAGGCCCTGAACCCGCAAGGACTGGTGCCCGCGCTGGTGGATGGCGACCATGTGTTGACGCAATCCGTAGCCATCATCGAATGGCTGGAAGAGCGCTACCCCACACCGGCCTTGCTGCCCACGGATATGAACGACAGAGCCCATGTGCGGGCGCTGGCCGCGGTAGTCGGTTGCGACATCCATCCCGTCAACAACAAACGCATTCTGGATACGCTGCGCGCCAGTTTTGGTGCCGACGAGGCTGCCATCAACCACTGGTGCGGCACCTGGATCCGTGATGGGTTTGATGCCTATGAAGCGTTGCTGGCTGCAGATACGCGCCGTGCAGGCTTCAGCTTTGGCAGCGCGCCGACCCTTGCCGATGCCTACCTGATTCCGCAGATCGAAAGTGCACGCCGCTTCAAGGTCGATCTGGGCCGGTGGCCGCTGATCAGCGAAGTGGATGCCAGGTGCGCAGCACTGGACGCATTCCAGCGGGCAGCACCCAAGGCACAGCCCGACGCGTCGTAA
- a CDS encoding LysR family transcriptional regulator, whose protein sequence is MDKFLEMKTFAAVVDGGSFVQAADALNMSKPAVSRHVAELEQRLGVRLLHRTTRKLSLTEEGRQFYGRCKTVLADVEIAEEEITATSIAVKGLIKVNVPVSFGLWELAPLWPDFMGKYPEIELDITFADRIVDLVEEGYDLAVRIARLPNSSLVSRKLASTRLVLCASPAYLKKNGRPRHPSELTDHTVLSYSLLSTGDQWHFEGPQGGVSVTVKPRMRTNSGDTCIAAARKGKGVVLQPSFMVNADLQTGALVELMPDYRSIEFGIYAVYPTRQHVSPKVRALIDFLVKALKNVR, encoded by the coding sequence ATGGACAAATTTCTGGAAATGAAGACCTTTGCTGCCGTTGTTGACGGTGGCAGCTTTGTGCAGGCTGCCGACGCACTGAACATGTCCAAGCCAGCGGTGTCGCGCCACGTGGCGGAACTGGAGCAGCGCCTGGGTGTCAGACTGCTGCACCGGACCACCCGCAAGCTCTCACTCACCGAAGAAGGGCGGCAGTTCTATGGACGCTGCAAAACCGTTCTAGCCGACGTGGAGATTGCAGAAGAAGAGATCACCGCCACATCGATTGCGGTGAAAGGCCTGATCAAGGTGAATGTGCCGGTGTCGTTCGGCCTGTGGGAACTTGCGCCGCTGTGGCCCGACTTCATGGGCAAGTACCCGGAGATTGAGCTGGACATCACCTTTGCCGATCGCATCGTGGACCTGGTGGAAGAGGGCTACGACCTTGCCGTGCGCATTGCGCGCCTTCCCAACTCATCCTTGGTGAGCAGGAAGTTGGCATCCACCCGGTTGGTGCTTTGCGCCTCTCCGGCCTATCTCAAGAAAAACGGCAGGCCCAGACACCCATCCGAACTGACGGACCACACGGTGCTTTCCTACAGCTTGCTATCCACCGGAGACCAGTGGCATTTTGAGGGTCCGCAGGGTGGTGTTTCTGTCACCGTCAAGCCGCGCATGCGGACCAACAGCGGGGACACCTGCATTGCCGCCGCGCGCAAAGGTAAAGGTGTGGTCCTTCAACCTTCCTTCATGGTGAATGCAGATCTGCAAACTGGAGCACTGGTGGAACTGATGCCGGACTATCGCTCCATCGAGTTCGGCATCTATGCGGTGTATCCAACGCGCCAACACGTATCACCCAAGGTGCGCGCCTTGATCGACTTTCTGGTAAAGGCCCTGAAGAACGTGCGCTGA